The region AATAAAGTTGCTTCTGAATGAAACCCGACATCTTTAAGGGTCATACTTCCCTTATCAACACCGTAAACCTTTCTAGGAAAACTTGATACGAGTCTGTAGTTTTCACCAATTCCCGGTATGCCTAGTGAATCGATGAATTTGAAAATGGCTTCCATTTTGTCTAAACTCGAGAATGTTTTCTCCTTCCTTTCTCCATTTGGAAACCGTATTAAAATCTGAAGAAGATAAACCGTACATCAAGTACAGGTCTATAAGCCAATTGTACAACCATGACTTACAAAACAAACCTGAGAATGTTGACCAATGGCAGTTGCATTTTCTTCGTGTTGAGCTTTATTTTCTAGTTTTGACATCTTTTCCTAaagccaaaaaaataaaaataaaaggttaTATAAAATTCCGGAACCTAAACATAACCGCTTTAACTGCTTGTATATTACAATTTTTTGTAAAATACGATAGTGGATCTAAATTTATTTTTGACTTGGGCATTGGGGAATGATGGATGATAATGACATTATACATACCAATCAGACTATATAAAAATACTAGTGGAATTTGACAATGAGACATGCATGACTAGTCCGAGTGATATGAATGGTGTGGGACCCatgaaatatatattaaaaaatgcaTAATTAAACGAACCTGATCCGCTTGGAGAGAGGCAGCAAAAGCGGCATCTTGTTCTTGTATCAATCGAATATCGGCTTTTCTTTTTTCTTCAGCTTGTGCCCTTCTATTACTGAACGCTGATTGTTGCTCCTCGAGTATCGTTTGTAGTATTTCTACTAGTTCTTCTGGGGTCACCGGCCCTTCCATCTACTTAATAATATGTTCAGAACTACCGATTGCATTAAAGATAAATGAAATTTAAAAATATACGAGAAAACGTGCGGCATATATACTTCTAGAAATGGAAGTGAAAAGTAAATGATGACAAATTTATTGTTCTTTCATCATTATTCAAAAAGAAACTTTTATAAAGCAAGACTACAAGAAATCAAAATCTTGGTTTGTGGTTCAAACATACCTGTTGAACCACGTCTAAGTTGTGGTTTGAACCAGGGGCGACAATCGCACAAAACGGATAGCTAGCTGGCTGAAGTGTTGTAGCCATATGCAAACCCTCACCTTGATCAGCAATACCACCCCATGACACGAAATTTGCATCAAGAAACTGCACCACTACTTCAGAACACAAAGTTTCCTTACAAAAATGTGGTGTAAATGGGTGATTAGGCAAATGCAAGTACAAGAACACAAACTTGTGTTCATCTTGAGCCATCTTTAACGCCTCCACGAACCTACATGCATAGAAGAACGGATGGATGATGCCAAAGTGTTGCTCAAAACATGATAGAAAACTCAGATCTGGTTGAAGATGATTAGAAATGGAGTGATCTAGTGGAGGTTGGTGGTTGTAGACAGGAACATTTGGTGGTGGGAATTGGTGGTGGTTTCTCATGAGGTCTAGTCCTTGATCCATTATGGCTCGTGGGAGGCTAACCATTCGACGTACTAATCTAGTGCATGAGGCTTCCAACATTTCTAGTGGATTAGCCATTTTGGGTCGAGCCACAACACTTGCATCACTGCCTATGTAGCATTTCCTCTGACAAAATGGAAACTTGGAAGAGATTAAAGTAAATGGGAACCCAATGTGGTAAAGGTCGTTGCTTTTTGACTATTTGATCAATTAGCAATAGTTTCTATGGTTGTCATCATGTAGTTTTGTTTTTTAGTAGGCATTTTAAAAAAATGACTGTTTTCTAGGACATTTACATAATATTTGTTCACGAATTTGCAATATATTTTTCTTGTAATCAAGATTTCAAGTCGATTTATCAAAGTTTGCATATATAGTAGTCAAGATTCAATACTGATGTTGTTTTTTGCGAATTTAAGGATTAAAAAAAGTGATATGAAATGGAGTATATATTACTTATTAGAAAACTTTTGTAGGTTATCCTTTTTGTAGGGTCATTTATTTACAGGGAGTATATTGCTTTTTGACTATATAGATGGTGCACATAATAGTATGAGTACTATTTTGTGATTTGTCGGTCGTTACGTATTTGAGGGAAGAAACAGAAAAAGGAGTATATGTCATTGTATATCGATAACAAAAGAAACCGGACAAGAAGGTAATTGAATGAACTGTTATAATCAtcagtaactttttttttttaatattataaatattttctttatttaatgtGGGTATGTGATACCAAAACTTTATTAATTAGTAATATTAATATGTATGAGTTCGCGAAAATAAATATGCATACATACCAATACCCGGCATTCATTTTCCAGCCTGGTTCCTTCCGATTGAAGGCAAATCTCAACTTGTAGAAGCACTAGAGTTGTTTTGTTCCATAAAGATACGACACAGACCACCATTTTCAAAGCCTCATAATCGCCTATTGACtcgttcttttcttttctttttaattgAAAACCAGTTGGTATGAAACTATCTATAACTACTTTTACTGTATGAAATACAACTTTGATCGTAAGAATTGTTGCTTGTGGGGAAGAAAAAAAACTTTAAGGTGGGGATACCAAAATGAGCTTGACGCTATGATGGAGATTGGTCTTTACTCATTAGTTGGATAATCTTATGATGGTCTTTGGGTGGACAATCTTATGATGGTCAATTGGTCCTATTGTGGAATCTATTCTATCCAAAGTCGCACCACAACCTTATGATGTTGTAAAATCGTAATAATTAGTTTTTAGTGACTATTAAATTTGGTTAAAAAAATCTAAAAGTTGCAAAGAACTTATTTTCGAAagaaatataaaatcaaatatcTCCCACTTTATTCACTTTATGACAACTAATTATTTGGGATTTGATTCTTAACAATCATTAAAAGAACCATGTTTCTTGATTTGATTAAATAGTTGAATTCGATATAAATTTTTAAATGCACTACTTTTACTGcataaaacatataacaatttTAAAGTAAACATACAACGTATCTTTTTCAACCGTAATTCTTCTGTTACAGGAAATTCTCAAATCTAAAATAATGAACAACTTTTATTCATAATGTGCATGTTATCATAACATCACTATTCTCTAGATATGAAGATCCAATAAGACATACCACTTTCATTTCATGCAAGTTTACATGTCACTGAAACATCATCAAATATATATCTATTGGTGATATTAGTGTTATCAACATATTTTGgtgtaattattattaattataagaTAGACTCAGCTTAATTTATTAACTGAGATAGGAGCTATGGGGTGCATAGTCGGAGTGATAAATATGAACTCGGGAATATGCGGTTTTGGGGGCAGCGCCTCTTGATGCAAGGTTCCAAGGGGTTGTAGCCTCttggcggggtctaggggcaACGCCCCGAAACCATGCATTTTTCGGCTAAAACTCACTTGATGACATCTTGATGATGCAAACGTTAGTTATGTCTAATACCTACCAGTTTTGACGCTAAATTTGGTGACAACCGCCATAAACATTTCCCCTCTGATATAAGAACATTCTTCATATTCCAGAAAATGGGTTAAAAAACCATATACTCTCAAAATCTTATTTTAAGACTTGTTCTATCTCTCAAGAACACAAACAACAATGTATTTTTTGTGTTTCTGATTTAGAAGTAGTCTGACTTCTAAACTGAAATTCTTTGGATTATCTGAAATCTGATTTCGTGATACCCCGACTATAGGGTTGAAATCACAAATTTTGGAAAGTGATTGCAATCATTAGGGTTGTAAACGAACTGAACGTTCCGTGAACAGTTCTTCAGGAAgttcgtttatgttcatttatataataaataaacgAATATGAACACAAATTTCCGTTCatttagttaaacgaacgaacattaACAAAGTTAaacgaacatgaacatgaacactctCTTAAGTCTTATAAGCATATGGAGCACTATATAAAGTGTGTTATACTATATAatacaaaatccaaataaaaaacATGTAGCTCGAAAAAGCAATTAACTTTGGTAAGTTGATATGTGTGGCATCTAGATTTTTCATAAAGATAGCAACCATAAAAATTCTTAAATATGTGTATCTAATACATAAAACAATTTGTCTATTTTTTTCATCAGATTACTTATGGATAAAGCCAGTGGAATTCGAACACAAGACAAATTTGAAGTGATTAATTTCCAAATGATCGCTGCTAAAACAATGTTATCTAAATACCAACAAATATGTATGTAATGAAAGTGAGAAAGGGAGATAAACAAAGCTTTAAAAACCGAGGCAAACTAAGGCGGGTTAATGATCTAGAAAGGTAACCAACTTTAGGGTTTGTTCACATTAAGGTAACAATGTTTTTTTCGTATACATTTGCTAATTGAACTTGTTTGACCTGTTCAAACTTAAGTAATATGACCGGCTATCATAGGTTTAAGTTGATTTGGCACATTACATGGCATTAGTTTATTTTATGTGGCATTAAATGATATTATGTGGCATTATACATACATTATGTGGCACATAACTTGATTTAGATCTGATAAACAACTAATTCCCCCAATTCTTCCATTCTTTCCCCGTTCTATTGATCACCCAGATAGCATAGTCGAAGATCTTCAATCAGTATTCCCCTCCGTTTCTTTCTTCAACTCTATGAATTGTGATTTCATTCATtctgataggtgcattttatgcaccgattttgcatgtttatttccgtcctttcatagcattctacttcttaattcttgcatttagttgattattagggcaaattcatatttcattaagaatgtctggtacttcactattttttgatttattttgtagGCATTATGGGGCGTGGAGCTTGGAGCTTAGATGCATGGAGCATGGAGGATGGAGCTTGGAGCTTTGGAGCATGAAGAGAAGATGAACCGGTCATTCCATGGCAGAAAACATGAAGACATAACCCGAGTCATTGTTGCATTAACATCATAGCAAATGACTACGTTTGAAATGAGGTTCTTTTCAcactgacacgggtcgtgtttgtCCTTTTATCATCTCATATTTGAGCAACATAACTCGTGGTGAAGCTAGATTGAAGATGGAGCCAACACTGAAGACTTATTTGATTTTTTgcaaaaagcatgggccatgccaaatacacatggtcaagacaaatggtcataccaaaaacacatgggcaaaaggcatggctATGCCAAAAACGCATGGTCTTACGGAATGCACGTGAGAACTTAATAAAACAAAGGAGGTCGACATTTT is a window of Lactuca sativa cultivar Salinas chromosome 1, Lsat_Salinas_v11, whole genome shotgun sequence DNA encoding:
- the LOC111913563 gene encoding plant UBX domain-containing protein 10, with the translated sequence MANPLEMLEASCTRLVRRMVSLPRAIMDQGLDLMRNHHQFPPPNVPVYNHQPPLDHSISNHLQPDLSFLSCFEQHFGIIHPFFYACRFVEALKMAQDEHKFVFLYLHLPNHPFTPHFCKETLCSEVVVQFLDANFVSWGGIADQGEGLHMATTLQPASYPFCAIVAPGSNHNLDVVQQMEGPVTPEELVEILQTILEEQQSAFSNRRAQAEEKRKADIRLIQEQDAAFAASLQADQEKMSKLENKAQHEENATAIGQHSQILIRFPNGERKEKTFSSLDKMEAIFKFIDSLGIPGIGENYRLVSSFPRKVYGVDKGSMTLKDVGFHSEATLFIELV